One genomic segment of Gossypium arboreum isolate Shixiya-1 chromosome 3, ASM2569848v2, whole genome shotgun sequence includes these proteins:
- the LOC108464832 gene encoding very-long-chain 3-oxoacyl-CoA reductase 1-like produces the protein MATQLPDFMLIFVISCLGFISLCKPILGFIKWVWVMFLRPPKNLKHHYGSWAIVTGCTDGIGKALAFQLASKGLNLVLVGRNPLKLVATTDAILENFGAQVGTRNVVIDLAKTSGEEISKTMEDAIEGLDIGVLVNNAGLAYEGARFLHEVDSEVAESIIKVNIVAATWITKAVVPIMAKKKKGAIVNVGSGSYGGFCSYPLYTIYAATKAYLTMFSRSINLEYKKIGIDIQCQVPLFVATKMTKFKTSSLFIPSAEMFSKASLRWVGHDEHLCVPYWPHSLQCFVLNALPDSLKDPYIFHYFLGMRKRMLLKDSKKFRTKVNNNPTNAM, from the exons ATGGCAACCCAGTTGCCTGATTTCATGCTGATCTTCGTCATCAGTTgcctaggtttcatctccctttgTAAACCAATCCTCGGTTTCATCAAATGGGTGTGGGTCATGTTCCTCAGGCCGCCAAAGAATCTCAAGCACCACTACGGTTCATGGGCCATAGTCACCGGCTGCACCGATGGGATCGGGAAAGCCCTGGCGTTCCAACTGGCATCCAAGGGTCTTAACTTGGTCTTGGTGGGGCGAAACCCTTTGAAACTTGTAGCAACCACCGATGCCATACTTGAAAATTTCGGCGCACAAGTTGGGACCAGAAACGTCGTCATTGACTTGGCGAAAACCAGCGGAGAAGAGATATCAAAGACGATGGAGGATGCTATTGAAGGGCTAGACATTGGCGTACTGGTGAACAACGCCGGCTTGGCCTACGAGGGAGCGAGGTTCTTACACGAGGTGGATTCGGAGGTGGCGGAGAGCATTATAAAGGTGAATATAGTGGCGGCGACTTGGATTACTAAAGCAGTGGTTCCGATTATGGCGAAGAAGAAGAAGGGGGCCATTGTTAACGTTGGGTCTGGTTCTTATGGCGGCTTCTGTTCTTACCCTTTATACACCATTTATGCTGCTACGAAAGC ATACCTTACAATGTTTTCAAGAAGCATCAACTTGGAATACAAGAAAATTGGAATTGATATTCAGTGTCAG GTTCCATTGTTCGTGGCCACCAAAATGACGAAATTTAAGACATCTTCATTGTTCATCCCATCAGCCGAGATGTTTAGCAAAGCAAGCTTACGATGGGTTGGCCATGATGAGCATCTGTGTGTACCTTATTGGCCTCATTCTTTGCAGTGTTTCGTATTGAATGCATTGCCGGATAGCTTGAAGGATCCATATATTTTCCATTACTTTCTAGGGATGCGTAAGAGAATGCTGTTGAAAGATTCTAAGAAATTCAGAACAAAGGTGAACAACAATCCCACAAATGCCATGTAG